The genomic stretch CCCTGGGCGTGCAACACGTCGACGAACCAGCCACAGCCACCCTTGCCCGGCCAACCGTCCACATCGCAGCTCAGTCGGCCGCGCCGGTCGGGGTCGCAACGCGAGACGATGACCCGACCGGTGGCCGCAACCCTGAGTACGGTGCCCTTTGGCGCGGCGATGTCCACCCCGTTGTGCGCGGGACGGCTGGCCGTCCGGAAGCCGGAGCCGACACCGCCGGGGATGGGCGCGGTCCAGCCCGAGGCGGCGATGTCGCCCGACGCGGCCGCGTCACACACCTGCTCGCCGGCGATCAGCGCCGTACGGGCGGCACCACCGGCGAGCGCGTCGACGATGCGCGAGGCGAGTTCCTCGTGCTTGGCGTACGCGTCGGGAAAGGCGCTGATCTGGACCCGTTGGGCGGCCACGGTCAGCGGCAGCTTCTCCCAGTCGGGTACGTCCACGAGCTTCTCGTAGAACTTGCGGGACGCGTACTCCGGATCCATCCGCTGCCGGACCGTTCCCCACGAGGCGCGCTGCTGGAACAGGCCGACCGAGTCGTGGTCGGCACCGACGCCCTCGTTGGGGATGTCCTGCGACTCGGCGACGGTGCGGTTGGCCAGGTTGAGTAGCCGTGACTCCTGCATCGCGGTCGCCACCGCGACGACCCAGCCCCTGGGCGGCACCTTCATCTCCTGGCCGACTTTGATGATCACCGCGGCGTTGCGCATCTGCGGCTCCCCGTAGTCCGAGAATCGGGGCATCTTGCCGGTGACGTCGACCTCGAAGTCCCCGGTGCACTCCATGCTGACCGGGTCGATCAGCTCGGCGGCCTCGCCGCCCAACTCGGTGAGGAAGAAGGCACCGGCCCCGCCCGTGCAGCAGAGCAGCGCGAGCGCG from Micromonospora craniellae encodes the following:
- a CDS encoding M23 family metallopeptidase; the protein is MSNESSPGRRPVRVGALAAALTAALALLCCTGGAGAFFLTELGGEAAELIDPVSMECTGDFEVDVTGKMPRFSDYGEPQMRNAAVIIKVGQEMKVPPRGWVVAVATAMQESRLLNLANRTVAESQDIPNEGVGADHDSVGLFQQRASWGTVRQRMDPEYASRKFYEKLVDVPDWEKLPLTVAAQRVQISAFPDAYAKHEELASRIVDALAGGAARTALIAGEQVCDAAASGDIAASGWTAPIPGGVGSGFRTASRPAHNGVDIAAPKGTVLRVAATGRVIVSRCDPDRRGRLSCDVDGWPGKGGCGWFVDVLHAQGIITRYCHLASRPLVSVGDTVQAGDQIGVVGSSGQSSGPHLHYEVHVDSDRSSRGAIDPVPFMKSKGAPLKGAG